A single genomic interval of Pirellulales bacterium harbors:
- a CDS encoding NAD-dependent epimerase/dehydratase family protein, which produces MSAPPKAFVTGATGFIGAWLVRELAERGLTVHALTRRSKPQPPPGFAPGEGPNWDHPNIRLVDGDIADRESLRRGMAGCSHVYHLAGYAKNWARDRQTYFDINVVGMRNVCEVASELAAQRVVWTSTMLTFGPTRTGEIADETHEQSIDHCLTEYERSKRAAEFDAVRFAADGIPVVIVNPGRVFGPGYLNEGNSISLVIDLYDRGKMPVIMGGGKVGNWVFVQDVVQGLIRAMQRGRPGEKYLLGGENLSLKQFLKIVDRVTGRRHFQITIRRPGAMVYAYFQQQRARWFGVYPQITPSWVRVFLADWAYSSAKAQRELDYQITPIEDAVRTTYDWLQRVRAEKERR; this is translated from the coding sequence ATGAGCGCTCCACCCAAGGCTTTCGTCACTGGCGCCACCGGCTTCATCGGAGCATGGTTGGTGCGTGAGTTGGCCGAGCGCGGGCTGACCGTCCACGCCCTCACTCGCCGCAGCAAACCTCAGCCGCCGCCGGGCTTCGCGCCCGGCGAAGGCCCCAATTGGGATCATCCCAACATTCGGCTGGTCGATGGCGACATTGCCGATCGCGAAAGCCTTCGCCGCGGCATGGCAGGTTGCTCGCACGTCTACCATCTCGCGGGCTATGCGAAGAACTGGGCACGCGATCGGCAAACGTATTTCGACATCAACGTCGTCGGGATGCGTAACGTTTGCGAAGTTGCCAGCGAACTGGCTGCTCAGCGCGTCGTGTGGACATCAACCATGCTCACCTTTGGCCCGACGAGAACCGGAGAAATCGCCGACGAAACGCACGAGCAATCGATCGACCATTGTCTGACCGAATACGAACGCAGCAAAAGGGCCGCTGAATTCGACGCGGTTCGCTTCGCCGCCGATGGGATCCCGGTGGTGATCGTTAATCCCGGTCGCGTCTTCGGCCCCGGCTACCTGAACGAGGGCAATTCGATCTCCCTGGTAATCGACCTGTATGATCGTGGCAAGATGCCGGTCATCATGGGCGGCGGCAAAGTCGGCAATTGGGTTTTTGTACAGGACGTGGTACAAGGCCTCATCCGTGCCATGCAGCGCGGCCGCCCCGGTGAAAAATATCTGCTCGGCGGTGAAAATTTGTCGTTGAAGCAGTTTTTGAAAATCGTCGATCGCGTCACCGGCCGGCGGCATTTTCAGATCACGATTCGCCGCCCCGGAGCGATGGTCTACGCTTACTTTCAGCAGCAGCGGGCCCGATGGTTCGGAGTGTATCCGCAAATTACGCCATCCTGGGTTCGCGTGTTCTTAGCCGACTGGGCCTATTCGTCGGCAAAAGCCCAGCGCGAGTTGGATTACCAAATCACGCCGATCGAAGACGCGGTACGTACAACTTACGACTGGCTTCAACGAGTCAGGGCCGAAAAGGAGCGCCGATAA
- the epmB gene encoding EF-P beta-lysylation protein EpmB, which yields MNSTIDDPVLAAPGSCSWRQEIKEAIRNPAVLCRLLELPPEFADQAADAAISFPLFVPRPFAARMRRGDPTDPLLRQVLPVTSENIALNGFTDDPVDDRSAELRVGLIHKYQGRVLMVTTGACAVHCRYCFRRHFPYGEAPKSLAAWEPAFQAIRSDSSIDEVILSGGDPLALVDPFLSQLAQRLAEIPHLRRLRVHSRLPIVIPQRVTDELLAWLRGTRLTPIVVVHVNHPAEIDAATAFALGRFVDAGIPVLNQTVLLRGINDNASILAELCERLVNLRIIPYYLHQLDRVAGAAHFEVPIERGQKIVAKLLSRLPGYAVPRYVQEVAGEGHKMPLM from the coding sequence ATGAATTCGACGATTGACGATCCTGTTCTCGCGGCACCTGGCTCCTGTTCGTGGCGGCAGGAGATCAAGGAAGCCATTCGCAACCCGGCGGTACTTTGCCGGCTGCTCGAACTCCCGCCTGAGTTTGCCGACCAGGCTGCCGATGCGGCAATATCCTTTCCATTATTCGTTCCACGACCCTTTGCGGCACGTATGCGACGCGGCGACCCAACCGATCCGCTGCTGCGGCAAGTGCTGCCGGTGACGTCCGAAAACATTGCCCTGAATGGTTTTACGGACGATCCTGTGGACGATCGCTCTGCCGAGCTTCGAGTTGGGCTGATCCATAAGTATCAAGGGCGAGTGTTGATGGTAACAACTGGGGCCTGTGCCGTCCATTGCCGATACTGTTTTCGCCGCCATTTCCCGTACGGCGAGGCCCCAAAATCGTTGGCTGCCTGGGAGCCGGCCTTTCAGGCGATTCGGTCGGATTCCAGCATCGATGAGGTCATTCTCAGCGGAGGCGATCCGCTGGCCTTGGTCGATCCATTCCTTTCCCAACTGGCTCAGCGCTTGGCCGAGATACCCCATTTGCGGCGGCTGAGGGTTCATTCACGCCTGCCGATTGTCATTCCACAGCGTGTAACCGATGAGCTACTCGCATGGCTGCGTGGAACGCGTCTGACGCCGATCGTAGTTGTTCACGTAAACCATCCTGCGGAAATCGACGCGGCCACCGCATTCGCTCTCGGCCGATTCGTTGACGCTGGCATTCCGGTTTTGAATCAAACCGTGCTGCTGCGCGGCATCAACGACAACGCAAGCATCCTGGCGGAACTTTGTGAGCGGCTAGTGAATTTGCGGATAATCCCCTATTATTTACATCAGCTCGACCGCGTCGCAGGGGCTGCTCATTTTGAAGTGCCCATCGAGCGAGGCCAAAAAATTGTCGCCAAATTACTTTCCCGCCTGCCCGGCTATGCGGTTCCTCGCTATGTGCAAGAGGTTGCCGGGGAAGGTCATAAAATGCCCTTGATGTGA
- the efp gene encoding elongation factor P has product MPSYNTSDFRKGLKVQIDGDPYIMTVCDFVKPGKGQALYKCKLKNLVRGTLLDRTYKSGDSLDAADITEIDAQYLYRQGDQYVFMDNKSYEQYELPSAKVDETAKWLKEGTVCSMMLFNENPISVDPPNQMVLKVEYCEPAVRGDTATKLTKPVKVETGAEVICPAFIEMGDMIKVDTRTEEYLERVRQ; this is encoded by the coding sequence GTGCCCAGTTACAACACCAGCGATTTTCGCAAAGGCCTGAAAGTTCAAATCGACGGCGATCCGTACATTATGACGGTGTGTGATTTCGTCAAACCCGGCAAAGGGCAGGCGCTTTACAAGTGCAAGCTTAAGAACCTAGTGCGCGGCACGCTGCTCGACCGCACCTACAAGAGCGGCGACAGCTTGGACGCCGCCGACATTACCGAAATCGACGCCCAGTATTTGTATCGTCAAGGGGACCAATATGTCTTCATGGACAACAAGTCCTACGAACAATATGAACTGCCGAGCGCGAAAGTCGACGAAACGGCCAAGTGGCTCAAAGAAGGAACGGTCTGCTCGATGATGTTGTTCAACGAGAATCCGATCAGCGTCGATCCGCCAAACCAGATGGTATTGAAGGTCGAATACTGCGAACCAGCCGTGCGCGGGGATACGGCGACAAAGCTTACTAAGCCCGTGAAGGTGGAAACCGGGGCGGAAGTGATTTGCCCCGCGTTTATCGAGATGGGAGATATGATCAAGGTCGATACTCGAACCGAAGAGTATTTGGAGCGCGTCCGGCAGTGA
- a CDS encoding universal stress protein, with protein sequence MKILIGVDGSNGSFEAIKFAVRFVDGARDQIAFYYSPVEVPLKSEQDAGPEMRQRARQALADAVFLEARKRLPEALASAVHTIVGTQQPAHGLIVAADSWRADVIAVGARGLGPIQSMFLGSVSRQVVQVGSVPVLVVRPDSTPSDPAVRLLLAYDPASAQQQAEITSQFKWPVGTRGQVIRVVESMLAGPLPAWLEQQARDADCEAMAQAWVLEHAKEVQQQREEVTAYLQKLPFVFHGHAPIVVEGHVGDQILKAIKANNIDIAILGKTAGGALKRMLVGSTSAQILNNAPCSVLVVPLHEIP encoded by the coding sequence ATGAAAATCCTCATTGGCGTCGATGGCTCGAATGGCAGCTTTGAAGCAATCAAGTTCGCCGTGCGATTCGTCGACGGTGCGCGCGATCAGATTGCGTTCTACTACAGCCCCGTCGAGGTTCCGCTCAAATCCGAACAAGACGCCGGCCCCGAGATGCGTCAGCGTGCGCGCCAAGCACTCGCCGACGCGGTGTTCTTGGAAGCCCGCAAGCGGTTGCCCGAGGCGCTGGCCAGCGCAGTCCACACGATCGTTGGCACGCAGCAACCGGCTCATGGATTGATCGTTGCCGCTGACAGTTGGCGGGCCGATGTCATTGCAGTCGGCGCGCGTGGACTAGGCCCGATTCAAAGTATGTTTTTGGGCAGCGTCTCGCGACAAGTCGTGCAAGTCGGCAGCGTACCGGTGTTGGTCGTTCGACCCGATTCGACGCCCAGCGATCCAGCCGTTCGGCTGCTTTTAGCCTACGACCCAGCCAGCGCCCAGCAGCAAGCGGAAATTACGTCGCAGTTTAAATGGCCGGTCGGCACTCGCGGTCAAGTGATCCGCGTCGTTGAATCGATGCTCGCCGGTCCGCTCCCGGCCTGGCTCGAACAACAAGCCCGCGATGCCGATTGCGAAGCCATGGCCCAAGCCTGGGTGTTAGAACACGCCAAGGAAGTGCAACAGCAGCGGGAAGAAGTGACGGCTTATTTACAAAAGCTGCCGTTCGTGTTTCACGGACATGCGCCGATCGTCGTCGAAGGTCACGTGGGCGATCAGATTCTCAAGGCCATCAAGGCTAACAACATCGACATTGCCATCCTCGGCAAGACGGCCGGTGGCGCGCTCAAACGAATGCTCGTCGGCAGCACTTCGGCCCAGATTTTGAACAATGCTCCTTGCTCGGTGCTCGTGGTGCCCTTGCATGAAATTCCATGA
- a CDS encoding CPBP family intramembrane metalloprotease — MASNRRAIHLVREMFTGVDRRATIVLLTSSICLVLWHFLGNYDAWLTRLSAIAIFADEARRLAAFALLASTVLLLGIIPLVVVKFILRDPLSEYGVRLGSLRFAAICSLLAAPLIVYIGYSSAQSPEFQTVYPINPLARNSSEALLWHLVGQCFWYASWEFHFRGFLQQGMAKSFSVPLGIGVQTLASTLAHFGRPEAEVFASILAGLLWGALAWRTQSLLAGIFQHWLLGASLDYFIGRHF, encoded by the coding sequence ATGGCTTCCAATCGCCGGGCAATTCATTTGGTGCGCGAAATGTTCACGGGTGTCGATCGCCGAGCGACGATCGTGCTCCTCACGAGTTCAATCTGCCTGGTGTTATGGCATTTCCTCGGCAACTACGATGCCTGGCTCACGCGATTGTCGGCAATCGCAATTTTTGCCGACGAGGCTCGACGATTGGCCGCGTTCGCATTGCTGGCATCGACCGTGCTGCTGCTAGGCATCATTCCGCTTGTCGTGGTGAAATTCATCCTGCGAGATCCGCTGTCGGAATATGGCGTCCGGCTTGGCAGCCTCCGCTTTGCGGCCATCTGCAGCCTGCTTGCCGCGCCGCTGATTGTGTACATCGGATATTCCTCCGCCCAATCGCCGGAGTTCCAAACTGTCTACCCAATTAATCCGCTGGCGCGAAATTCCAGCGAGGCCCTCCTCTGGCATCTCGTCGGCCAATGCTTCTGGTACGCCTCTTGGGAATTTCACTTCCGCGGCTTCTTACAGCAGGGCATGGCCAAGTCGTTCAGCGTGCCGCTGGGAATTGGCGTGCAAACGCTGGCGAGCACGCTCGCCCATTTTGGCAGGCCGGAAGCAGAAGTCTTCGCTTCGATCCTCGCCGGCCTGCTGTGGGGTGCACTTGCTTGGCGAACCCAATCGCTGTTGGCCGGCATTTTTCAACATTGGTTGCTGGGTGCAAGCCTCGATTACTTCATTGGTCGTCATTTCTAG